In one Anaerolineales bacterium genomic region, the following are encoded:
- the holB gene encoding DNA polymerase III subunit delta', which yields MSWNIIGHDWAVQLLMTHIASHQVRHAYLFTGPDSIGKRTLAVRFAQALNCRNAAQAGLVCGECRACRLIQEGTFPDAHIIEAQEGATVIKVEQIRDLQRELALTPYEAKWRIAILLQFHEAHESAANALLKTLEEPSPHVVILLTARSAESLLPTIVSRCELFNLRAPTRDELERVLVERGESKEKARLLAGISSGRPGYALRLLANPALLDQRTKILDDFVGLLGNNRAMRFAYVEEVTRGKDLQVLREHAEDVLVSWGSLWRDVLVTSTDADTATQNPDRAEDIERLASKLDTDQVFHALQKTMESIDAIHRFGNIRMVLETLMLDLPTLSL from the coding sequence ATGTCATGGAACATTATCGGACATGATTGGGCGGTGCAGCTGCTGATGACGCACATCGCCAGTCACCAGGTACGTCACGCATATTTATTCACGGGGCCGGATTCGATCGGCAAGCGAACACTCGCTGTGCGTTTTGCGCAAGCCTTGAATTGCCGGAACGCTGCACAGGCTGGATTGGTATGTGGGGAATGCCGCGCGTGCCGATTGATTCAGGAGGGTACGTTTCCCGACGCACACATCATCGAGGCGCAGGAAGGCGCTACGGTTATAAAGGTAGAACAGATACGTGACTTACAGCGTGAATTGGCGCTCACGCCGTACGAGGCAAAGTGGCGTATCGCGATATTGCTTCAATTTCATGAGGCGCATGAGAGCGCAGCAAATGCCTTGTTGAAGACTCTCGAAGAACCATCACCCCATGTCGTAATTTTACTAACGGCCCGTTCCGCCGAATCGTTGTTGCCCACGATTGTCTCACGATGTGAGCTGTTCAATCTGCGAGCGCCAACTCGTGACGAATTGGAACGAGTGCTCGTAGAGAGAGGCGAAAGCAAAGAAAAGGCTCGCTTGTTGGCGGGAATAAGCTCGGGGCGACCAGGATATGCGCTGCGCTTGCTTGCAAATCCAGCGTTGCTGGATCAACGCACGAAAATTCTCGATGATTTCGTCGGTTTGTTGGGAAATAATCGTGCAATGCGTTTCGCATATGTGGAAGAGGTAACGCGGGGGAAAGATCTGCAAGTATTGCGTGAACACGCCGAGGATGTGTTGGTCAGTTGGGGGAGTTTGTGGCGCGACGTACTGGTGACGTCCACGGATGCCGATACAGCGACGCAGAACCCGGATCGTGCTGAAGATATTGAGCGCCTGGCATCCAAGTTGGACACCGATCAAGTATTCCATGCGCTGCAGAAAACGATGGAAAGCATCGATGCGATCCATCGTTTCGGTAACATTCGCATGGTGCTGGAAACGCTCATGCTCGACTTGCCCACGCTCTCACTGTAG